In Desulfovibrio sp. Fe33, one DNA window encodes the following:
- a CDS encoding OmpP1/FadL family transporter, with the protein MKRVYACFALGFLACLLATADVVHAGGFALYEWGNRALGMGTANYATGNDASVIAYNPAQMSRLEGTNVYGGVTAVSPSSDVYINGAKSQTQNQVFGVPHGFATHQLNEDWTIGVGVYTRFGLGTDYDSTWPGKTLIQDALLESFSLTPTVSYKINDSLSVGGGLEVIKGSFKFHKATAFGGTFMTDVEGTSFGMNMGLLYDINDMFSLGLMYRSPVHFEGTGDVSSSGNPIPVLNSEGDCTMTADFPASYSVGLGFKPIENLTFEFDVVYTQWEQFDRIEFDFDNFILSKEEMDFNYKSTWRFQIGAEYLLTDAFAVRAGYVYDQTPIRHDYASPMLPVNDRQMFTLGAGYKWDKWTVDVAGMYIVSKNRKGMTMSDGSHHFDADFKNGRTWGLGTSIGYHF; encoded by the coding sequence ATGAAACGCGTTTACGCATGTTTTGCGCTCGGTTTTCTGGCCTGCCTGCTGGCGACCGCGGATGTGGTCCATGCAGGCGGTTTTGCATTGTACGAATGGGGCAACCGCGCCCTGGGAATGGGGACCGCCAACTACGCCACCGGCAATGACGCTTCGGTCATCGCCTACAATCCGGCGCAGATGTCCCGTCTTGAAGGAACCAATGTCTATGGCGGCGTGACCGCGGTCTCTCCGTCTTCCGACGTCTACATCAACGGTGCAAAGAGCCAGACCCAGAACCAGGTTTTCGGCGTGCCGCACGGCTTCGCGACTCACCAGCTCAACGAAGACTGGACGATCGGCGTGGGCGTGTACACCCGGTTCGGCCTCGGCACCGACTACGACAGCACCTGGCCCGGCAAGACCTTGATTCAGGATGCCCTGCTGGAGTCCTTTTCCCTGACTCCGACCGTGTCCTATAAGATCAACGATTCCCTGTCCGTGGGCGGAGGACTCGAGGTTATCAAGGGGTCCTTCAAATTCCACAAGGCCACCGCTTTCGGCGGGACTTTCATGACCGATGTTGAGGGCACGTCCTTCGGCATGAACATGGGCCTGCTCTATGACATCAACGACATGTTTTCCCTGGGCCTGATGTACCGCTCTCCCGTGCATTTCGAAGGGACAGGCGACGTCTCCTCTTCCGGCAACCCCATTCCCGTGCTGAATTCCGAAGGCGACTGTACCATGACCGCCGATTTCCCGGCGAGCTACAGCGTTGGCCTTGGATTTAAGCCCATAGAGAATCTGACCTTTGAATTCGATGTGGTCTACACGCAGTGGGAACAGTTCGACCGTATCGAGTTCGATTTCGATAACTTTATCCTGAGCAAGGAGGAGATGGACTTCAACTACAAGTCCACCTGGCGCTTCCAGATCGGCGCGGAATATCTGCTTACCGACGCCTTCGCCGTGCGTGCCGGATACGTTTACGATCAGACTCCCATCCGGCATGATTACGCTTCCCCCATGCTGCCCGTTAACGACCGCCAGATGTTCACCTTGGGCGCAGGCTACAAGTGGGACAAGTGGACCGTGGACGTGGCCGGTATGTATATCGTCAGCAAAAACCGCAAAGGTATGACCATGAGCGACGGCTCCCATCATTTCGACGCGGATTTCAAGAACGGAAGGACCTGGGGTCTCGGTACCTCCATCGGCTACCACTTTTAG
- a CDS encoding peptidase U32 family protein, giving the protein MSNKHIPEIMAPAGDGNAFLAAVAAGADAVYVGLKHFSARMQAQNFSISELARLASLGRDRGTKTYVAMNTLVKPQDVESAGRLIDRLQKNVKPFALIVQDLAMLTLARQAGFTGELHLSTLANVTHPAGLEIAKKLGANRVVLPRELNLDEVKLMAEACPKDLDLEIFVHGALCHCVSGRCYWSSYLGGKSGLRGRCVQPCRRLYTQGKDKPERLFSCSDLSLDVLTKPLLSMNRVTAWKIEGRKKGPHYVYYTVKAYQMLRDNPQDGQAKKTAMELLDQALGRPSSHALFLPQRPFQPVQPKEETSSGRLIGEIKRDQKKLFFEPREQLETGDLVRVGYEDQPGHRTIPIRRRVPKRGRMDIPFSKQHTGPALPTGTKVFLVDRREPELMKRIKELEKELDFFPAPEPKESTFTPTWPKAAPRSRTRTRSEAVTLYRQPSKGKIWDRAAYWLERSIVGKVPSKIASRAQWWLPPVIWPDEDKKYRSVIKEAVRKGVREFVLNAPWQAAYFEDRKNVTIIAGPFCNIANKFALDVLRDLGFSGAIISPELPLEDLQALAQNPPLPLGFVVKGMWPFGISRFLADTVPFDEAVKSPMHEVAFVRKYGQNNWIFPGWELDLTKETRTLEKLGFKTFVTMLEPWPRNVPRPNRTSEFNWRLKLL; this is encoded by the coding sequence ATGAGCAATAAACATATTCCAGAAATAATGGCCCCCGCCGGGGACGGAAACGCCTTTCTGGCGGCCGTCGCAGCCGGGGCGGACGCGGTCTACGTGGGTTTGAAACACTTCTCGGCCCGTATGCAGGCCCAGAACTTCTCTATCAGCGAGCTGGCGAGGCTGGCAAGCCTGGGCCGCGATCGCGGAACCAAGACCTACGTTGCCATGAACACCCTGGTCAAGCCCCAGGATGTGGAATCAGCAGGACGCCTCATCGATCGGCTGCAAAAAAACGTCAAGCCCTTCGCCCTGATCGTCCAGGATCTGGCCATGCTCACCCTGGCCCGCCAGGCCGGTTTCACCGGCGAGCTGCACCTGTCCACCCTGGCCAACGTCACCCACCCGGCAGGGCTGGAGATAGCCAAGAAATTGGGCGCGAACCGCGTGGTGCTTCCCCGCGAGCTGAACCTGGACGAGGTCAAGCTCATGGCCGAGGCGTGCCCCAAAGACCTTGACCTGGAAATTTTCGTTCACGGCGCATTGTGCCACTGCGTGTCGGGCCGCTGCTACTGGTCCAGCTACCTGGGCGGCAAATCGGGCCTGCGCGGCCGTTGCGTGCAACCCTGCCGCCGCCTGTACACGCAGGGCAAGGACAAGCCCGAACGGCTCTTTTCCTGCTCGGACCTCTCCCTGGACGTCCTGACCAAGCCGCTGCTCTCCATGAACCGCGTGACCGCCTGGAAAATCGAAGGCCGCAAAAAGGGGCCGCACTACGTCTACTACACGGTCAAGGCATACCAGATGCTGCGGGACAATCCCCAGGACGGCCAGGCCAAGAAGACGGCCATGGAGCTGCTCGACCAGGCCCTGGGCAGGCCATCCAGCCACGCCCTGTTCCTCCCCCAGCGTCCGTTCCAGCCCGTCCAGCCCAAGGAGGAAACCAGCTCCGGACGGCTTATCGGCGAAATCAAGCGCGATCAGAAAAAACTCTTTTTCGAGCCGCGCGAGCAGCTTGAGACGGGCGATCTCGTACGCGTGGGCTATGAGGACCAGCCCGGCCACAGGACCATTCCCATCCGCCGCCGCGTACCCAAACGCGGACGCATGGACATTCCCTTTTCCAAGCAGCACACCGGCCCAGCCCTGCCGACTGGAACCAAAGTCTTTCTGGTGGACCGACGCGAACCGGAACTCATGAAGCGGATAAAGGAACTGGAGAAGGAACTCGATTTCTTCCCGGCGCCGGAGCCCAAGGAATCCACCTTCACGCCGACTTGGCCCAAGGCCGCCCCGCGCAGCCGGACCAGGACGCGGTCCGAAGCCGTGACCCTGTATCGTCAGCCGTCCAAGGGCAAGATATGGGACCGCGCCGCCTACTGGCTCGAACGCTCCATCGTCGGCAAGGTGCCGTCCAAAATCGCCAGCCGCGCGCAATGGTGGCTGCCTCCGGTCATCTGGCCCGACGAGGACAAGAAATACCGTTCCGTCATCAAGGAGGCCGTGCGCAAAGGCGTGCGGGAGTTCGTACTGAACGCCCCCTGGCAGGCGGCCTATTTCGAAGACCGCAAGAACGTCACCATCATCGCCGGGCCGTTCTGCAACATCGCCAACAAGTTCGCCCTGGACGTCCTGCGCGACCTCGGGTTCTCCGGGGCCATCATCAGCCCGGAGCTTCCCCTTGAGGATCTCCAGGCGCTCGCCCAGAACCCGCCCCTGCCGCTCGGCTTTGTCGTCAAAGGCATGTGGCCCTTCGGCATCTCCCGCTTCCTGGCGGACACGGTGCCCTTTGACGAAGCCGTCAAATCGCCCATGCACGAAGTCGCCTTCGTCCGCAAATACGGGCAGAACAACTGGATCTTCCCCGGCTGGGAACTGGACCTGACCAAGGAAACCCGTACCCTTGAGAAGCTCGGCTTCAAGACCTTCGTGACCATGCTCGAACCATGGCCGCGCAACGTCCCGCGCCCCAACCGCACCAGCGAATTCAACTGGCGGCTGAAGCTGCTATAG
- a CDS encoding dihydroorotate dehydrogenase, which produces MDMQVNFGGLSLKNPVMTASGTFGFGLEFAPYGDLTRLGGIVAKGLSLKPREGNPMPRIAETPCGMLNAIGIQNPGVEHFVTKALPMLPWKDVAVIANLYACDATEFGELAGVLAGEEGVAALEVNVSCPNVKEGGIAFGQDPVQIGRVTEAVKKKAGDKHVMVKLSPNVTDIAVCARAAAEGGADSLSLINTLSGMAVDIRNRKPRIANVIAGLSGPAIKPVALRCVHQVVHAVDIPVVGIGGIASAEDALEFILVGAQAVQVGTANFLRPDFAFGLADEMESLLSELGAASLDEFRGSLQLPI; this is translated from the coding sequence ATGGATATGCAAGTCAATTTCGGCGGTCTTTCTCTCAAGAATCCGGTCATGACCGCATCCGGAACCTTCGGCTTCGGCCTTGAATTCGCGCCCTACGGCGATCTTACCCGCCTCGGCGGCATTGTCGCCAAGGGGCTGTCGCTCAAGCCGCGCGAGGGCAATCCCATGCCGCGCATCGCAGAGACGCCGTGCGGTATGCTCAACGCCATCGGCATCCAGAATCCCGGCGTCGAGCACTTCGTCACCAAGGCCCTGCCCATGCTTCCCTGGAAGGATGTGGCCGTGATCGCCAACCTGTATGCCTGCGACGCCACGGAGTTCGGCGAATTGGCGGGGGTGCTGGCCGGCGAGGAGGGCGTGGCCGCGCTGGAGGTCAACGTCTCCTGCCCCAACGTGAAAGAGGGCGGCATCGCCTTTGGCCAGGACCCTGTCCAGATCGGCAGAGTTACCGAGGCGGTCAAGAAGAAGGCGGGCGACAAGCACGTTATGGTCAAGCTTTCGCCCAATGTCACCGACATCGCGGTCTGCGCAAGGGCTGCGGCCGAGGGCGGAGCGGACTCCCTGTCGCTTATCAATACCCTCTCCGGGATGGCCGTGGATATTCGGAACAGGAAGCCGCGCATCGCCAACGTCATCGCCGGGCTGTCCGGCCCCGCCATCAAGCCCGTTGCCTTGCGTTGCGTACACCAGGTCGTACATGCCGTTGATATTCCGGTGGTCGGCATCGGCGGCATCGCCTCGGCCGAGGACGCCCTGGAGTTCATCCTGGTGGGCGCTCAGGCCGTGCAGGTGGGAACCGCCAATTTCCTGCGCCCGGATTTTGCCTTCGGCCTGGCCGACGAGATGGAATCCCTGCTCTCGGAGCTCGGCGCGGCGAGTTTGGACGAGTTTCGCGGTAGTCTGCAACTGCCGATTTAA
- a CDS encoding bile acid:sodium symporter family protein produces the protein MKIDSIPHFIEKKFLLIAVVMSAVALAHPPVFTWVKPHIPLGLGVIMFGMGLTLEFGDFAEILRKWPLVGLGMALQYLIMPVLAVVISRVLGLPPEIAVGMIVVGACPGGTASNVITYLAKGNVPLSVTMTLASTCIAPLLTPAIIYMLLERQVEIEFWAMVQSVFWIVVFPLIDGLILRRFFRHQLEPFLRWFPSLSIIVIALLIACIIGLNQTTLLALPFMALLAVVLHNALGLAAGYGLARAARCSRRDARTLAIEVGMQNSGLGVALAVKHFGAASALPGALFSLWHNITGVALARRWRNRVD, from the coding sequence ATGAAAATCGACTCCATACCTCATTTTATCGAAAAAAAATTTTTGCTTATCGCCGTCGTCATGTCCGCCGTGGCCCTGGCGCATCCCCCTGTATTCACCTGGGTGAAGCCGCACATTCCCTTGGGGTTGGGCGTAATCATGTTCGGCATGGGGCTGACCCTGGAATTCGGGGATTTCGCCGAAATCCTGCGGAAGTGGCCCCTGGTGGGCCTGGGCATGGCCCTGCAATACCTCATTATGCCTGTTCTTGCCGTCGTCATTTCCCGGGTTCTCGGTCTTCCTCCGGAAATCGCCGTGGGCATGATCGTGGTCGGAGCCTGCCCGGGCGGCACCGCGTCCAACGTAATCACCTATCTGGCAAAGGGCAACGTGCCCCTTTCGGTGACCATGACCCTGGCTTCAACCTGCATTGCTCCGCTATTGACTCCGGCCATCATTTATATGCTGCTTGAGCGGCAGGTGGAGATCGAATTCTGGGCCATGGTGCAATCCGTATTCTGGATAGTTGTCTTCCCGCTTATCGACGGGCTCATTCTGCGCCGTTTCTTTCGGCATCAGCTTGAGCCGTTCCTGCGCTGGTTTCCGTCTCTGTCCATTATCGTCATCGCGCTGCTTATCGCCTGCATCATAGGCTTGAACCAAACGACCCTTCTCGCGCTGCCGTTCATGGCCCTGCTGGCCGTTGTCCTGCATAATGCCCTTGGGCTGGCGGCCGGGTACGGCCTGGCCCGGGCCGCCAGGTGCTCCCGGCGCGATGCCCGGACGCTGGCCATAGAAGTCGGGATGCAGAACTCGGGCCTGGGCGTGGCCCTGGCTGTGAAGCACTTTGGAGCAGCCTCGGCGCTGCCCGGCGCGCTCTTCAGCCTGTGGCACAACATCACCGGCGTGGCCCTTGCCCGCCGCTGGCGCAATCGGGTGGATTGA
- a CDS encoding iron-sulfur cluster-binding protein: MSLRNCRTVKVLNVSPIGQSKTAGEFFELTLERPDWGGWKPGQFVMIRPTAWDLDMVWGRPFSICSGDDASVTLFIQAVGRGTRRIAALEPGDKVSMWGPLGNSFAVEPDTPTLLLAGGIGIAPFRGYVEQHPHPENLSLFLAHRLPLDCYPFELMSRTVPSRCMLEAKPSDLDCIIETMRGLIEEFAGKGGLVLSCGPTPFMRTVQRFAKEYGARAQVSLENRMACGVGACLGCVIKDGEGHHVQVCTRGPVFWADQVEI, translated from the coding sequence ATGTCCTTGAGGAATTGCCGCACTGTCAAGGTATTGAATGTTTCCCCGATCGGTCAATCAAAAACGGCCGGCGAGTTCTTCGAGTTGACGCTCGAACGTCCGGACTGGGGCGGATGGAAACCCGGCCAGTTCGTCATGATCCGGCCGACAGCCTGGGATCTCGACATGGTCTGGGGCAGGCCTTTTTCCATCTGCTCCGGGGACGATGCGTCCGTGACCCTGTTCATTCAGGCCGTCGGACGGGGAACTCGGCGCATCGCGGCGCTTGAACCCGGCGACAAGGTGTCCATGTGGGGACCGCTCGGCAACTCTTTTGCCGTCGAGCCGGACACGCCGACCCTGTTGCTTGCCGGGGGCATCGGCATCGCACCTTTTCGCGGATATGTCGAGCAACATCCGCACCCCGAGAATCTGTCCCTCTTTCTGGCGCATCGGCTGCCGCTCGATTGCTACCCCTTTGAGCTGATGTCCCGGACCGTTCCCAGCCGCTGTATGCTGGAAGCCAAACCCTCGGACCTGGACTGCATAATCGAGACCATGCGCGGCCTGATCGAGGAGTTTGCCGGGAAAGGCGGGCTGGTCCTGTCCTGCGGTCCGACGCCGTTCATGCGCACGGTGCAGCGGTTCGCCAAGGAGTACGGGGCCAGGGCGCAGGTGTCGCTGGAAAACCGCATGGCCTGCGGCGTGGGCGCGTGCCTGGGGTGCGTGATCAAGGACGGCGAAGGCCATCATGTTCAGGTATGCACGCGCGGCCCGGTGTTTTGGGCCGACCAGGTGGAGATTTAG
- a CDS encoding transporter substrate-binding domain-containing protein: MAREHPPYQFLDGEGEPWGLDVEVARLVFSRLGREVAFVAGDWGDTLAGLRLGKMDCVTGVEIYRNHGRGNFSFTSPYYNRKAVIFVHQGDPDIFEAADLVSKVVAGDRSSYVEQYLYLRGLLKSIRIVKTKGIDQSMQLLAEGRVVAVIAPMAVGLLLAERHGVSVRIMDVGDPGSPVGFAVEKGDEDLRLRLEEALEALKREGALKSVLARWGALSSSSSRRLPAPCLAGPVSGPAD; this comes from the coding sequence ATGGCCCGGGAGCATCCGCCCTACCAGTTCCTGGACGGCGAAGGGGAGCCATGGGGGCTGGATGTGGAGGTGGCCCGGCTTGTCTTTTCCAGACTTGGGCGAGAGGTCGCCTTTGTTGCCGGGGATTGGGGCGACACCTTGGCCGGTTTGCGTCTTGGGAAAATGGACTGCGTGACCGGCGTTGAGATTTATCGAAATCATGGGCGCGGCAACTTCAGCTTCACCTCGCCTTACTACAATAGAAAAGCCGTTATTTTCGTCCATCAGGGCGACCCCGATATTTTCGAGGCCGCCGATCTCGTATCCAAGGTGGTCGCCGGGGACCGGTCCTCCTATGTCGAGCAATACCTGTATCTCCGGGGGTTGCTCAAGTCCATCCGCATAGTCAAGACCAAGGGCATCGACCAGTCCATGCAATTGCTTGCCGAGGGCAGAGTGGTGGCGGTCATTGCGCCCATGGCCGTCGGGTTGCTTCTGGCCGAGCGGCATGGCGTTTCCGTCAGGATCATGGACGTGGGCGACCCGGGGTCGCCCGTGGGTTTTGCCGTGGAAAAAGGCGATGAGGACTTGCGTCTACGGTTGGAGGAGGCTCTTGAGGCGTTGAAGCGCGAGGGGGCGTTGAAGTCGGTGTTGGCCCGCTGGGGGGCGCTGAGTTCGTCGTCGTCCCGTCGTCTGCCAGCCCCCTGCCTGGCTGGCCCTGTCTCTGGGCCTGCCGATTGA
- a CDS encoding hybrid sensor histidine kinase/response regulator, translated as MPLLHKSRSRRSLVQHLTASLVAVVVLSSFAVSSIIFLLLYEKSEAQFRQRADEALTHLSNSLESYLWHMEEESVVNLCNTFANLDIVVFIEVRDHRGNDIYQYGEISEGQTIIKEKRVSYDNVEVGLVRLGLTPAIFREKVYETTWISLLSLLSVVIVLGLSTRIVLNRNLRVPLGRLMQRIEGLSAGQYTEDPDAEEGFQEIQLILSKFNEMSTQIQSRETELRESEEKYRRLFETSIEGIVMIDVNQRIFQVNRVFSDMLGYSEEELVGKDVVTFIPPEELNAHEKAIEKGRAGEASQYERRFVRKDGSEVWTLISASPQLDAEGRFSGVFSMITDITPVRIAQANLKIAYDELEKRVVERTDELNKTNRLLTSEIYIRKQTEKEIIKAKEAAETATQAKSEFLANMSHEIRTPMNAIIGMTHLIKMTDLSAAQRDYLNKIDISAKSLLGIINDVLDLSKIEAGMLMVESVGFKLEQVLEQLTSIVSPRANEKKLEFLLNVDRDVPPSIKGDPMRLAQILINLCNNAVKFTDEGAVVVGISTVEKEADQARLRFTVRDDGIGIKPEQIQDLFQPFTQADASTTRKYGGTGLGLSLCNQLVELMGGQIGVESDFGKGSLFWFEVNFPIFREDAVSVTLPQELQGKPALVVDDNPTSRLILKGMLEYMGLSVTTARSGREALDILRGHEEEGGFSLLVVDWRMPEMDGLATAEAVLGDDAIKTKPPMFMVSAYGNASLVKRTNELGFRGLLFKPVNQSFLFNLVVETLGKGMVTLNESPRPERSLDQLSGKRILLVEDNEINRQVAQEILASVGVDVLEALNGEMALESLGENDVDLVLMDIQMPVMDGHEATRRIRAQERFKNLPIIAMTAHAMLADIEKSREVGMNDHIAKPFDPEDLFAVLTKWLAGGDVTAAAPRSKGGVRSVVDKSAVPAIMKGIDVQLGLRRARGNEKLYRTLLLLLDEKYADAAVLIGEHLSAGRRSEAVALAHAVKGTSGMLGAMALFEAAGVLEKAVGQEGMDFVEPLAAFTIKLSEVIGSIGALRAAQPEESEFPQAGEVASQAELLSSLDGLRSPLSQGAPVECRERSKAVKGLVWPVRLQGEAAQLLKLIAEYDFKKALSLLQEIEAELRRNTENG; from the coding sequence ATGCCGTTGCTGCATAAGAGTCGGAGCAGACGCTCCCTGGTGCAACACCTGACCGCGAGCCTGGTCGCCGTGGTGGTGCTCTCGTCCTTCGCCGTTTCGTCCATCATCTTCCTGCTTCTTTACGAGAAGTCCGAGGCGCAGTTCAGACAGCGCGCCGACGAGGCCCTGACGCATCTGTCCAACAGCCTGGAATCCTACCTCTGGCATATGGAGGAGGAGTCCGTTGTCAATCTTTGCAACACCTTCGCCAATCTGGACATAGTGGTTTTCATCGAGGTCCGCGACCACCGCGGCAACGATATCTATCAGTATGGCGAGATCTCCGAGGGGCAGACCATCATCAAGGAAAAGCGGGTCAGTTACGACAATGTCGAGGTCGGCCTGGTCCGGCTGGGGCTGACCCCGGCCATTTTCCGCGAAAAGGTCTACGAGACCACCTGGATAAGCCTTCTGTCCCTGCTTTCCGTCGTCATTGTTCTCGGCCTGTCCACAAGGATCGTCCTGAACCGCAATCTCCGGGTGCCTTTGGGGCGGCTCATGCAGCGCATTGAAGGGCTTTCGGCCGGTCAGTACACGGAGGACCCGGACGCGGAGGAGGGATTTCAGGAAATTCAGCTCATTCTTTCCAAGTTCAATGAGATGAGCACGCAAATCCAATCGCGGGAGACGGAACTGCGGGAAAGCGAAGAGAAGTATCGCCGCCTGTTCGAGACGAGTATCGAAGGCATCGTCATGATTGACGTGAATCAGCGGATTTTTCAGGTCAACCGGGTTTTCTCCGATATGTTGGGGTATTCGGAAGAGGAACTGGTGGGCAAGGACGTGGTGACCTTCATTCCTCCCGAGGAGCTGAACGCTCACGAAAAGGCGATTGAGAAGGGACGGGCGGGGGAGGCGTCCCAGTACGAGCGGCGGTTCGTCCGCAAGGACGGTTCGGAAGTCTGGACACTCATTTCCGCCAGCCCGCAGCTTGATGCCGAAGGACGGTTCAGCGGCGTGTTTTCCATGATTACGGACATCACTCCGGTGCGCATTGCCCAGGCGAATCTCAAGATCGCCTATGACGAACTGGAGAAGCGGGTTGTGGAGCGCACAGACGAGCTGAACAAGACCAACCGGCTGCTCACCTCCGAAATCTACATCCGCAAGCAGACCGAAAAGGAAATCATCAAGGCCAAGGAGGCTGCGGAGACGGCCACCCAGGCCAAGAGCGAGTTCCTGGCCAACATGAGTCACGAGATACGCACGCCGATGAACGCCATCATCGGCATGACCCATCTCATCAAAATGACCGATCTTTCGGCCGCCCAGCGGGATTACTTGAACAAGATAGACATTTCGGCCAAGTCCTTGCTCGGCATCATCAACGACGTGCTCGACCTGTCCAAGATCGAGGCGGGGATGCTGATGGTGGAGTCCGTGGGGTTCAAGCTTGAGCAGGTGCTTGAGCAGTTGACCTCAATCGTTTCGCCGAGGGCCAACGAAAAGAAGCTCGAATTTCTCCTCAACGTGGACCGCGACGTGCCGCCCTCCATCAAGGGCGACCCCATGCGATTGGCCCAGATTCTCATCAACCTCTGCAACAACGCCGTGAAGTTCACGGACGAAGGGGCGGTGGTTGTGGGCATCTCCACCGTGGAAAAGGAAGCGGACCAGGCCCGGTTGCGTTTCACGGTCAGGGACGACGGCATCGGCATCAAGCCGGAGCAGATTCAGGATCTGTTCCAGCCGTTCACCCAGGCCGACGCGTCCACCACCCGGAAATACGGGGGCACGGGCTTGGGATTGAGCCTTTGCAACCAGTTGGTCGAACTCATGGGCGGTCAGATCGGGGTCGAGAGCGACTTCGGCAAGGGCAGCCTTTTCTGGTTCGAGGTCAATTTCCCCATCTTCCGCGAGGATGCGGTGAGCGTGACATTGCCGCAGGAGTTGCAGGGGAAGCCCGCTCTGGTAGTGGACGACAACCCCACCTCCCGGCTCATTCTCAAGGGGATGCTCGAATACATGGGGCTTTCCGTGACCACGGCCCGATCGGGCCGCGAGGCGCTCGACATCCTGCGAGGACACGAGGAGGAGGGCGGCTTCAGCCTGCTCGTGGTGGACTGGCGAATGCCCGAAATGGACGGGCTGGCGACCGCGGAGGCTGTTCTCGGAGACGATGCCATCAAGACCAAGCCGCCCATGTTCATGGTTTCGGCCTACGGCAACGCTTCGCTGGTCAAGCGCACCAATGAACTGGGCTTCCGTGGCCTGCTGTTCAAGCCCGTCAACCAATCCTTCCTGTTCAACCTGGTGGTGGAGACGCTGGGCAAGGGCATGGTCACGTTGAACGAATCCCCACGGCCGGAACGGTCGCTGGATCAACTCTCCGGCAAGCGGATACTGCTTGTGGAGGACAACGAGATCAACCGTCAGGTGGCCCAGGAGATTCTGGCGTCGGTCGGGGTGGATGTCCTTGAAGCCCTTAACGGCGAAATGGCGCTGGAATCGCTTGGTGAAAACGACGTCGACCTGGTGCTCATGGACATTCAGATGCCGGTCATGGACGGGCACGAGGCAACCCGGCGCATTCGCGCCCAGGAACGATTCAAGAATTTGCCGATCATCGCCATGACCGCCCACGCCATGCTTGCCGACATCGAGAAAAGCCGGGAAGTGGGCATGAACGATCATATCGCCAAACCCTTCGACCCGGAGGATTTGTTCGCGGTTCTGACCAAGTGGCTGGCCGGCGGCGATGTGACGGCAGCGGCCCCGAGGAGCAAGGGCGGTGTCCGTTCCGTCGTGGACAAGTCGGCCGTTCCCGCGATCATGAAGGGCATCGACGTGCAGCTCGGCCTCAGGCGGGCCAGGGGCAACGAGAAGCTCTATCGGACCTTGCTCCTTTTGCTCGACGAGAAGTACGCCGATGCGGCGGTGCTGATCGGGGAGCATTTGTCCGCGGGGCGTCGCTCCGAGGCCGTGGCCCTGGCTCATGCGGTCAAGGGAACGTCCGGGATGCTCGGCGCCATGGCGTTGTTCGAGGCTGCGGGCGTTTTGGAAAAGGCTGTAGGGCAGGAAGGGATGGACTTCGTCGAACCGTTGGCCGCGTTCACTATCAAGCTGTCCGAGGTGATCGGCAGCATCGGCGCGTTGAGGGCGGCCCAGCCGGAGGAATCCGAGTTCCCACAGGCAGGGGAGGTCGCCTCGCAGGCGGAGCTTCTGAGCAGCCTCGATGGCCTTCGGTCCCCCCTTTCCCAGGGCGCGCCGGTGGAGTGCAGAGAGCGGAGCAAGGCGGTAAAGGGGCTGGTCTGGCCCGTTCGTCTTCAGGGAGAAGCCGCCCAGTTGCTCAAGCTCATCGCCGAGTACGATTTCAAGAAGGCGCTGTCGCTTCTGCAGGAGATCGAGGCGGAACTCCGCAGAAATACGGAGAACGGCTGA
- a CDS encoding DUF4198 domain-containing protein, which translates to MKKLTFALAVFCVALFAGQASAHFGMLIPDTDELSQDKRTVELTLSFSHPFEGQGMELEKPAAFFVAVNNEQKVDLLSSLTKTEVMGHTAWKTSFTPKAPGMYTFVFDPVPYKEDAENNYIRHITKVVIDAYGEGEEWNTPLGLDTEIVPLTRPFGNYAGNVFQGVVMLDGKPAPYTRVEVEYYNKDGKRQAPNERMVTQEVLADGQGVFTFVCPWKGWWGFAGLNTAEQPYEGRELEMGAVIWVNMQ; encoded by the coding sequence ATGAAGAAATTGACTTTCGCTCTGGCGGTCTTTTGCGTCGCGTTGTTTGCCGGCCAGGCTTCGGCCCATTTCGGCATGTTGATTCCGGACACGGATGAACTGAGTCAGGACAAGCGGACCGTAGAGCTCACCCTGTCCTTTTCCCATCCCTTCGAGGGACAGGGGATGGAATTGGAAAAGCCCGCCGCCTTTTTCGTGGCCGTGAACAATGAACAGAAGGTGGACCTGCTGTCTTCGTTGACCAAAACCGAAGTCATGGGGCACACCGCCTGGAAGACCTCCTTCACGCCCAAGGCACCGGGGATGTATACCTTCGTTTTTGACCCGGTCCCGTATAAGGAAGATGCCGAGAATAACTACATTCGGCATATCACCAAGGTTGTGATCGACGCCTACGGCGAGGGCGAGGAGTGGAACACTCCGCTTGGCCTGGACACCGAGATCGTGCCTCTGACGAGGCCCTTCGGCAATTATGCGGGCAACGTCTTCCAGGGCGTGGTCATGCTCGACGGCAAGCCCGCTCCGTACACCCGTGTGGAAGTGGAGTATTACAACAAGGACGGCAAGCGGCAGGCTCCCAACGAACGCATGGTCACGCAGGAAGTGCTCGCCGATGGCCAGGGCGTCTTCACGTTCGTATGTCCGTGGAAGGGATGGTGGGGATTCGCCGGCCTGAACACCGCCGAGCAGCCTTATGAAGGCCGCGAGCTCGAAATGGGCGCGGTCATTTGGGTCAACATGCAGTAG